In Brachypodium distachyon strain Bd21 chromosome 2, Brachypodium_distachyon_v3.0, whole genome shotgun sequence, one genomic interval encodes:
- the LOC104583186 gene encoding inner centromere protein-like gives MLEVQVKATEDAVGPASRHEIQLGSAKDRAARLKIERAAVREELAKAGEDNAAKAAELVKLAGGVTMSDSTRSSNDSDREERYQFDSTPEPSPPISPRVNIEDSDEEIEDPVPLRVTPSPGVRLKYAINSPRPDEVLPSRGKKVASKPKAEKKEKVKKFKDVPAPTAEEILVFYSSEEDVEEETRMKRKHRLQHILHKHSSVLAAEIRRRTKEAESANLASRIRGSSLSPLAPRNKPSEDSKGKDKVPEKRKAAEDAEKQFKKDLKKARKASAVGPGSSSKDAAAATAAAMASGEIPYPPQVVHIDPVLLAAFNEGTLPDSLMSHVEGLIVAKNRAEEWEQNRSLRVAKRLEEEDHAEKERVEKEKEKKEKELALKTQPELEKKKNKALLAEQMKQAAKSLMADKAKSEARKKAAEKTPEVQGGNEEVDREKTEYEKTRDAARETSREIGLKARHDSAVPSDTKESQDLPQTVLSKKITMTRQASQIAEVKKTAKEFGLKIKVPAGRSSSTSSSAAVPLKKAIHTLVPDTSTVKLTSLAEEQEQAASSPTVLSEHTTQQEEGDEVLGKNQEDITRPEEPPTSSSLPRTESVDASAEEGRTCDFEAEASDLHANDAETDADAPVPTPEVRVKKVVKKKFVAPSDPLDPSDPNSSNNRELLSPKPKMPISSDREKVYFKTLKNAELHLMRLENGLKYKEETSAKDRRFWSFELQDYYAQILLPRTHFAKMKYINDEWFAINRQSGVMTAANALNNMHLLKFVQTCQNWNDELILQFYATFGRKVCRFEDNSKGYNIY, from the exons atgctggaggtgcaagtgAAGGCTACCGAGGACGCGGTGGGACCAGCATCTCGGCACGAAATCCAGCTcggctccgccaaggacagagcggctaGGCTAAAGATCGAGagggccgccgtccgggaggagcttgccaaggccggTGAGGACAATGCTgccaaggccgcagagctcGTGAAGctggcgggag GTGTCACCATGTCTGATTCTACCCGCTCCAGCAATGACTCTGACAGAGAAGAACGGTACCAGTTTGACTCAACGCCTGAGCCCTCACCGCCGATTTCTCCCAGAGTAAACATTGAAGActcagatgaagaaattgaagaCCCTGTGCCTTTGAGAGTGACACCCTCTCCTGGTGTGCGCCTGAAGTATGCCATCAACTCCCCACGGCCTGATGAAGTATTGCCCAGTCGTGGAAAGAAAGTGGCGTCCAAGCCCaaggcagagaagaaggagaaggtgaagaagtTCAAGGACGTGCCTGCTCCCACTGCTGAAGAAATCCTTGTCTTCTATTCTTCAGAAGAAGATGTGGAAGAGGAGACTAGAATGAAGAGAAAGCACCGCCTCCAGCACATACTCCACAAGCACTCTAGTGTGTTAGCCGCTGAGATTCGGAGAAGAACGAAGGAAGCGGAGAGTGCCAACCT AGCATCCAGGATCAGAGGTTCTTCACTGTCTCCTCTTGCGCCTCGCAACAAGCCCAGTGAAGACTCCAAAGGCAAGGACAAGGTGCCTGAGAAGAGGAAAGCCGCTGAAGACGCAGAGAAACAGTTCAagaaggatctgaagaaagctAGGAAAGCCTCTGCTGTTGGACCCGGTTCCTCATCCaaggatgctgctgctgctactgctgccgccatggcctcTGGAGAAATTCCATATCCTCCTCAAGTTGTTCACATTGATCCAGTTCTGCTTGCTGCTTTCAATGAAGGAACGCTCCCGGATTCTCTCATGAGTCATGTTGAAGGCCTGATTGTTGCCAAGAATCGGGCTGAAGAATGGGAGCAGAACCGCAGTTTGCGTGTTGCCAAGCggttagaagaagaagaccatgCTGAGAAGGAACGTgttgagaaggagaaggaaaag aaagaaaaggaacttGCATTGAAAACTCAACCTgagcttgagaagaagaagaacaaagctTTGCTCGCTGAGCAGATGAAACAAGCAGCCAAAAGCCTGATGGCTGATAAGGCTAAGAGTGAAGCAAGGAAGAAAGCCGCCGAGAAAACGCCTGAAGTACAGGGCGGAAATGAAGAAGTTGATCGGGAGAAGACAGAATATGAGAAGACGAGGGATGCAGCTCGTGAGACCAGTCGTGAGATCGGCCTCAAGGCTAGACATGATTCAGCTGTCCCCTCTGACACTAAAGAAAGTCAGGATTTACCTCAGACCGTCCTGTCAAAGAAGATCACTATGACTCGTCAGGCGTCTCAGATCGCTGAAGTAAAGAAGACTGCCAAAGAGTTTGGTTTGAAGATCAAAGTTCCTGCCGGAAGAAGTTCCTCCACTTCATCATCTGCGGCAGTTCCTCTGAAGAAAGCTATTCACACACTTGTGCCAGATACATCAACAGTCAAGCTTACTTCACTTGCTGAGGAACAGGAACAAGCTGCTTCATCCCCCACAGTACTGTCTGAGCACACCACTCAACAGGAAGAAGGTGATGAGGTGCTGGGGAAGAACCAAGAAGACATCACCCGTCCTGAGGAACCCCCCACCAGTAGCTCGTTGCCTCGCACTGAATCAGTGGATGCCTCTgctgaagaaggaagaaccTGTGACTTCGAAGCTGAAGCCAGTGATTTGCATGCCAATGACGCAGAAACTGATGCAGATGCCCCAGTGCCAACGCCGGAAGTTCGTGTGAAGAAAGTGGTTAAGAAGAAGTTTGTTGCCCCGTCTGACCCGTTAGACCCGTCCGACCCAAATTCCTCAA ACAACCGCGAGCTGTTGTCTCCCAAGCCAAAGATGCCTATATCCTCTGACCGAGAGAAGGTTTACTTCAAGACCCTGAAGAACGCTGAGCTTCACCTCATGAGGCTGGAGAATGGGCTGAAGTACAAGGAGGAGACATCAGCTAAAGACCGGAGGTTTTGGTCTTTTGAGCTGCAGGACTACTATGCGCAGATTCTTCTGCCACGGACCCACTTTGCCAAGATGAAGtacatcaatgatgaatggtTCGCCATCAATCGTCAGAGTGGTGTCATGACTGCTGCGAATGCTCTTAATAATATGCATCTGCTCAAGTTTGTTCAGACCTGCCAGAATTGGAATGATGAGCTGATTCTTCAGTTCTATGCTACTTTCGGCAGAAAGGTCTGCAGATTTGAAGACAACTCAAAGGGATACAACATCTACTAG